In Phaeobacter porticola, one DNA window encodes the following:
- a CDS encoding PaaX family transcriptional regulator C-terminal domain-containing protein, translating into MTDAQTSWFNTAVTALSDPQNQRVWSIIVSLFGDLAQRDGDKISGRALTHIITPMGIKPEAIRVALHRLRKDGWIDSTRSGRASVHFLTASGRSQSAAVTPRIYAPTTITPQDWHLLIAEDGNSGTLDALVQQPNYVAVNRTTVLGHGPLPRGRSDLLVVTKPELSAPDWLRGRLFPEDLKLACARLDSTLNGLQLPKATVKPGLGPVQIATLRTLVVHRWRRVVLRHPDLPAAYHPSDWVGERCRHRVADLLQNLPRPVLTQTGDLLSANSD; encoded by the coding sequence ATGACCGACGCGCAGACATCCTGGTTTAATACCGCCGTAACCGCCCTGAGCGACCCGCAAAATCAGCGGGTCTGGTCGATTATTGTGTCCCTGTTCGGGGATCTCGCGCAGCGCGACGGCGATAAGATCAGCGGTCGCGCCCTGACCCATATCATCACACCGATGGGCATCAAACCCGAGGCGATCCGCGTTGCCCTGCACCGTTTGCGCAAAGATGGCTGGATCGATAGCACCCGCTCTGGCCGGGCGTCGGTGCATTTCCTGACGGCATCGGGCCGCAGCCAGTCTGCGGCTGTCACGCCGCGCATCTATGCGCCCACAACGATTACACCTCAGGATTGGCACCTGCTGATCGCAGAGGACGGCAACAGCGGCACGCTTGATGCGCTGGTACAGCAGCCCAACTATGTCGCGGTCAACCGCACTACCGTCTTGGGACACGGACCTCTGCCGCGGGGCCGCTCTGATCTGTTGGTGGTCACAAAACCAGAGCTTAGCGCGCCGGACTGGCTGCGTGGACGGCTGTTCCCCGAGGACCTGAAACTGGCCTGTGCACGGCTTGACAGCACATTAAACGGCCTACAGCTGCCAAAGGCGACAGTGAAACCGGGGCTGGGCCCAGTTCAGATTGCAACATTGCGAACCCTGGTCGTGCACCGGTGGCGCCGTGTCGTGCTGCGCCACCCTGATCTGCCTGCCGCCTACCATCCCAGCGATTGGGTCGGCGAGCGCTGCCGCCACCGCGTCGCAGATCTGTTGCAGAACCTGCCTCGCCCTGTGCTTACCCAAACCGGCGACCTGTTGTCGGCCAACTCCGACTGA
- a CDS encoding DUF1636 family protein produces the protein MDGTTQHRILVCTSCKGMDPDRRPGPELIADLRAALAGHDGPPVEVAGVACMAGCRHPCTVGFQAEGKASYVFGGLTPGDDIADILTFTNLYQMLADGWCSSVDRPGKLRRNTLSRIPAFAPAGPAASQVVAETANVPRSVEPAE, from the coding sequence ATGGACGGGACAACACAGCACCGTATTCTGGTGTGCACATCCTGCAAGGGCATGGATCCGGACCGCCGTCCGGGGCCGGAGCTGATTGCCGACTTGCGCGCGGCATTGGCAGGGCACGATGGTCCCCCTGTCGAGGTCGCGGGCGTCGCCTGCATGGCCGGCTGTCGCCATCCCTGTACAGTCGGATTTCAGGCCGAGGGCAAAGCAAGTTATGTTTTCGGTGGCCTCACGCCCGGCGACGATATTGCCGACATCCTGACATTTACCAACCTGTACCAGATGCTGGCCGACGGCTGGTGCAGCTCGGTTGACCGACCGGGCAAGCTGCGGCGCAATACGCTGTCGCGCATCCCGGCCTTTGCGCCCGCCGGTCCTGCGGCGTCCCAGGTCGTGGCCGAGACCGCAAATGTCCCTCGTTCTGTTGAGCCTGCCGAATGA
- a CDS encoding ABC transporter ATP-binding protein, with protein MTAASVTVTDISWAPGRTAPLILQPTSFHLEAGCVLGIVGPNGAGKSTLLRVIYRYNAPRTGRVLVGDSDIWSLPPKSAARRVAAVLQEQPTDFALTVAEIVALGRAPHRSGFATPGARDAAIIDHMLNRLELHHMANRAFGTLSGGERQRVMVARALAQEPALLILDEPTNHLDIRHQLDVLQLIRDLDVTIITSLHDLNIAAQICDQVLLMSNGQSLACGPPDEVLREETVSTVFSVAARRETLSPSGQDHLTFHLPTQ; from the coding sequence ATGACTGCCGCATCGGTCACCGTCACGGATATCAGTTGGGCGCCAGGACGCACCGCGCCTCTGATCCTGCAACCGACCAGTTTTCATCTGGAGGCGGGCTGCGTGCTGGGTATTGTAGGTCCGAATGGTGCCGGAAAATCCACACTTCTGCGGGTGATCTACCGCTACAATGCGCCGCGTACGGGGCGTGTTCTGGTTGGTGACAGCGACATCTGGAGCCTGCCGCCAAAATCCGCAGCCCGCCGTGTCGCAGCCGTGCTTCAGGAACAACCGACGGACTTTGCCTTGACCGTGGCCGAGATTGTCGCCCTTGGACGCGCGCCGCATCGTTCTGGCTTTGCTACCCCTGGTGCCCGCGACGCGGCGATCATTGACCACATGCTCAACCGGCTGGAGCTGCACCATATGGCCAACCGCGCCTTTGGCACCCTGTCAGGCGGCGAACGCCAGCGTGTCATGGTGGCCCGCGCTCTGGCGCAGGAACCTGCACTGTTGATCCTGGATGAGCCGACAAACCACTTGGACATTCGCCATCAGCTGGATGTCCTACAACTGATCCGAGACCTAGATGTGACCATCATCACCAGCCTGCATGATCTTAATATTGCAGCGCAGATTTGTGATCAGGTGCTGCTGATGTCAAACGGCCAATCACTGGCCTGCGGCCCGCCTGATGAGGTGCTGCGCGAAGAGACCGTAAGCACAGTCTTTAGCGTCGCAGCCCGACGTGAAACTTTGTCCCCTTCGGGTCAGGATCACCTGACCTTTCACCTACCAACCCAATAA
- a CDS encoding ABC transporter substrate-binding protein has protein sequence MTTRMSAMTHLFAASVLATSLASMAQAETTVQSCNRSVSFDAPPQRAVSNDVNLTEMMLALGLADRMVGYTGISGWKTLDPVMRAGVAQLPELSAKYPSKEVLIGADADFFFAGWNYGMKVGGAVTPETLSPFDIKVYELTESCIHIGEKPKVSMDDMYNDLLNLGRIFAVEDTAEALVAGYKDELAAFAKTRPEATDPLRVFVYDSGEDTPFTAGKYAMPTALIEAAGGSNIMEDLGKSWATVTWEAVVERNPEVIAIVNYGSVTAEEKRAFMRNNPAFAEIDAVKNDRFVTLEYVEATPGPRNIRAIKTLATSFDAARKDAVSN, from the coding sequence ATGACGACCCGCATGTCCGCGATGACGCATCTGTTTGCTGCCAGCGTTCTGGCCACCTCCTTGGCCTCGATGGCCCAGGCTGAAACCACCGTGCAAAGCTGCAACCGCAGCGTCAGCTTTGACGCGCCGCCCCAGCGCGCTGTCTCCAATGACGTCAATCTGACCGAAATGATGCTGGCCCTGGGACTGGCGGATCGCATGGTGGGCTATACCGGCATTTCCGGCTGGAAGACGCTGGACCCGGTGATGCGCGCAGGCGTTGCCCAATTGCCGGAATTGTCGGCCAAATACCCCTCCAAAGAGGTGCTGATCGGGGCCGATGCAGATTTCTTTTTTGCGGGCTGGAACTACGGCATGAAAGTAGGCGGAGCAGTCACCCCCGAAACCCTCTCTCCATTTGATATCAAAGTCTATGAGCTGACTGAAAGCTGCATCCACATCGGTGAAAAACCCAAAGTCAGTATGGACGACATGTACAATGACCTGCTGAACTTGGGCCGCATTTTTGCCGTTGAAGACACCGCGGAGGCGCTGGTTGCCGGCTACAAGGACGAGCTGGCCGCCTTTGCTAAAACCCGCCCCGAAGCCACCGATCCGTTGCGGGTTTTTGTCTATGACAGCGGCGAGGACACGCCCTTCACCGCAGGCAAATACGCCATGCCCACCGCGTTGATCGAGGCGGCGGGCGGCAGCAACATCATGGAAGATCTGGGAAAAAGCTGGGCCACTGTGACCTGGGAAGCCGTAGTGGAGCGCAATCCCGAGGTGATCGCGATCGTGAACTACGGGTCGGTCACTGCTGAAGAGAAACGCGCCTTCATGCGCAACAACCCGGCCTTTGCAGAGATCGACGCGGTGAAGAACGACCGTTTCGTGACCCTTGAGTATGTCGAAGCCACGCCAGGCCCGCGCAACATCCGCGCGATCAAGACGTTGGCAACCAGCTTTGACGCGGCGCGCAAGGATGCGGTAAGCAACTGA
- a CDS encoding FecCD family ABC transporter permease: MSTAHAHPASEPRLSACARRRLRGRLAWILSGAVLTALTLSIAVSVGAVGIPLTAVWGIIVSKLAPGLESWFTTDWSKGQAAIVWDIRFPRALLAMMVGAGLAMVGASLQAVTRNPLADPHLLGISAGGAFGAILALLHTGLFLGLLTVPLLAFAGALGATALVLAVSRFAEATTADRLVLVGVAVSFVVMAGANVLIFLGDPRATHTVVFWMLGGLGLAQWSHLIYPLVVLVLCGGWLWTKAGDFNAMTVGDETATTLGIPVARFRLITFTIGALITGVMVAFSGMIGFVGLIVPHIARLIVGGDHRRVLPASALIGGLFLVAADILARTLMAPEDMPIGLVTGLVGGVFFIWLLRRR, encoded by the coding sequence ATGTCCACCGCTCACGCACATCCCGCATCTGAGCCACGCCTCAGCGCGTGCGCCCGGCGGCGCCTGCGCGGGCGGCTGGCCTGGATCCTGAGCGGGGCCGTTCTGACGGCCCTGACCCTGTCGATTGCCGTCTCTGTTGGAGCGGTCGGTATTCCCCTGACTGCCGTCTGGGGCATTATCGTCAGCAAACTGGCCCCGGGGCTAGAGAGCTGGTTCACGACAGATTGGAGCAAGGGGCAGGCTGCGATTGTCTGGGATATCCGTTTTCCGCGGGCCCTTCTTGCCATGATGGTTGGGGCGGGCCTAGCCATGGTGGGCGCCAGCCTTCAGGCCGTGACGCGAAATCCACTGGCCGATCCTCATCTGTTGGGGATTTCAGCGGGCGGAGCCTTTGGTGCGATCTTGGCGCTTTTGCATACCGGGTTGTTTCTGGGCCTTTTGACAGTACCGCTGTTGGCCTTTGCAGGCGCATTGGGCGCAACGGCGCTGGTGCTGGCCGTTTCGCGCTTTGCCGAGGCCACCACAGCAGATCGGCTGGTGCTGGTTGGTGTCGCGGTGTCTTTTGTCGTCATGGCAGGGGCCAATGTGCTAATCTTCCTCGGCGATCCACGTGCTACCCATACTGTGGTCTTTTGGATGCTGGGCGGGCTTGGGCTCGCGCAATGGAGCCATCTGATCTACCCGCTTGTGGTGCTGGTTCTTTGCGGCGGCTGGTTGTGGACAAAGGCCGGCGATTTCAATGCGATGACCGTTGGCGATGAAACCGCAACAACACTTGGGATCCCGGTTGCACGGTTCAGACTGATCACCTTTACCATCGGTGCCTTGATCACCGGGGTGATGGTCGCCTTTTCCGGTATGATCGGTTTTGTCGGGCTGATTGTGCCGCATATCGCCCGGTTGATCGTGGGCGGCGATCACCGGCGTGTACTGCCCGCATCGGCGTTGATCGGCGGTTTGTTCCTGGTGGCGGCTGATATCTTGGCGCGTACGTTAATGGCACCTGAGGATATGCCGATCGGTTTGGTCACCGGACTGGTGGGCGGCGTGTTCTTCATCTGGCTGCTGCGGCGGCGCTAG
- a CDS encoding RidA family protein, which produces MTQIERHHTGTRMSKIVKHGDTIYLCGQVGTAGASIAQQTQDCLDKIDALLAEAGSDKSRMLQCTIWLSDMANFTAMNEVWDAWVPEGAAPARACGEAKLARPELLVEMIVVAAA; this is translated from the coding sequence ATGACACAGATCGAACGCCACCATACCGGCACCCGCATGAGCAAAATCGTCAAGCATGGCGATACCATCTACCTCTGTGGTCAGGTCGGCACCGCCGGGGCCAGCATTGCCCAGCAGACGCAGGATTGCCTCGATAAGATAGACGCCCTTCTGGCCGAGGCAGGCAGTGACAAATCCCGCATGCTCCAATGCACGATCTGGCTCTCCGATATGGCCAATTTTACGGCGATGAACGAGGTTTGGGATGCCTGGGTGCCTGAGGGTGCGGCTCCGGCGCGGGCCTGCGGCGAAGCCAAGCTGGCACGGCCCGAACTGCTGGTCGAGATGATTGTGGTGGCTGCTGCCTGA
- a CDS encoding BMP family protein — translation MTPTKTRARMSRRQFLLSCAAGALTVSLGATLPHQAAAADPIKVAGIYTVPVEQQWVSRIHVAALAAKDRGDITYMFSENTSNTDYPRVMREYAEQGHKLIIGEIFGVEAEAREVVADYPDVAFLMGSSFKEDPALPNLAVFDNYIQDASYLSGIVAGAMSESGNIGMVGGFPIPEVNRLMHAFMAGAREMNPDITFQVSFIGSWFDPPKAKETAFAMIENGADMLYAERFGVSDAAKEKGVLAIGNVIDTQGDYPDTVAASALWHFEPTLNAAIAKVRDGSFTAADYGVYSFMKEGGASLAPFGTFEGKIPQKALDLIASRTAAIKDGSYEVEINDAEPASS, via the coding sequence ATGACACCGACCAAGACCCGCGCGCGGATGTCGCGCCGCCAATTTCTGCTCAGCTGCGCGGCTGGCGCGCTGACCGTTTCGCTTGGCGCGACACTGCCCCATCAGGCCGCCGCAGCCGATCCGATCAAGGTTGCAGGCATCTACACCGTGCCCGTCGAACAGCAATGGGTCAGCCGGATCCATGTTGCCGCCCTCGCCGCCAAGGACCGTGGCGACATCACCTATATGTTCTCTGAGAACACTTCGAACACCGATTATCCGCGGGTGATGCGTGAATATGCCGAGCAGGGCCACAAACTGATCATCGGCGAGATATTCGGCGTGGAGGCTGAGGCCCGCGAAGTGGTCGCAGATTATCCCGATGTCGCCTTCTTGATGGGCTCTTCCTTCAAAGAAGACCCGGCGCTGCCCAATCTGGCGGTGTTTGACAATTATATTCAGGATGCATCCTACCTGTCTGGCATTGTGGCCGGTGCCATGTCCGAGAGTGGCAATATCGGCATGGTTGGTGGCTTTCCCATTCCTGAGGTCAACCGCTTGATGCATGCCTTCATGGCGGGCGCGCGGGAGATGAATCCCGATATCACGTTCCAGGTCTCCTTCATCGGCAGCTGGTTCGATCCGCCCAAGGCCAAGGAAACCGCCTTTGCGATGATCGAGAACGGTGCTGATATGCTTTATGCAGAACGCTTTGGCGTATCAGACGCTGCCAAGGAAAAGGGCGTTCTGGCCATCGGCAATGTGATCGACACACAAGGCGACTACCCCGACACTGTGGCGGCCTCGGCCCTATGGCATTTTGAGCCAACTTTGAATGCCGCGATTGCCAAGGTACGGGATGGCAGCTTCACTGCGGCAGACTATGGCGTCTATTCCTTCATGAAGGAAGGTGGCGCATCACTGGCACCTTTTGGCACCTTTGAGGGGAAGATTCCGCAGAAAGCGCTGGATCTGATCGCCAGCCGCACCGCAGCCATCAAGGATGGCTCCTACGAGGTGGAAATCAACGACGCTGAGCCTGCGTCCTCCTGA
- a CDS encoding ABC transporter ATP-binding protein, whose protein sequence is MASDKMAQAPGLTPVLRLLNITKCFGSVTANDDVSFDLFPGEVIALLGENGAGKTTLMNILFGQYMANSGGVELFGAPLPPGAPRAALDGGVGMVHQHFTLADNLTVWENITLGVEPLLGLGLRAGPAKARIRALAEQFHLKVDPNAKVSRLTVGERQRVEILKALYRDARILILDEPTAVLTPQEADALFATLREAINRGLSVIFISHKLHEVMAISDRVLVLRHGKLVAERQTADTNRDELAALMVGADLVPAKFAANAPGPALLQLRDVTTPSAAASPGLQHVSLDLAAGQITGLAGVSGNGQAALSDLVSGLITPQSGSLTLNGTNPSGWSPRQAITAGIARIPEDRHKTGTIADFDLTENAILETYATRFSHRGWLDWRAARDFAKTVIAGYDVRCPGPDTRIRLLSGGNMQKLILGRVLEQSPQIILANQPVRGLDIGAVTYVHEQLAKACARGAAVLLISEDLDEIMQLSDVIHVISEGRLSPGFTRGSKQPEELGAWMAGHGFDTPQTEDGHAA, encoded by the coding sequence ATGGCGTCCGATAAAATGGCACAGGCACCGGGTCTCACCCCGGTGCTGCGCCTTCTGAACATCACCAAATGCTTTGGCAGTGTCACCGCGAACGATGACGTGAGCTTTGACCTGTTTCCGGGCGAAGTCATTGCCTTGCTTGGGGAAAACGGCGCGGGCAAGACCACGCTGATGAATATTCTGTTTGGTCAGTATATGGCCAATTCAGGCGGCGTGGAGCTGTTCGGCGCCCCCCTGCCGCCCGGTGCGCCGCGCGCGGCCCTGGATGGTGGCGTCGGCATGGTGCATCAGCATTTCACATTGGCGGACAATCTGACGGTCTGGGAGAATATCACCCTTGGTGTAGAGCCGCTGCTGGGCCTCGGCCTGCGGGCAGGACCGGCCAAGGCCCGCATCCGGGCGCTGGCCGAACAGTTTCACCTGAAGGTCGATCCCAACGCGAAGGTGTCGCGACTCACCGTTGGCGAACGTCAGCGGGTCGAGATCCTGAAGGCACTGTACCGGGACGCACGGATCCTCATTCTGGACGAACCCACAGCGGTCCTGACGCCGCAGGAGGCCGATGCGCTGTTTGCCACCCTGCGCGAAGCCATCAACCGGGGGTTGTCCGTGATCTTCATCTCGCATAAACTACATGAGGTGATGGCAATTTCCGACCGGGTTCTGGTGCTACGCCACGGCAAGTTGGTTGCCGAACGGCAGACCGCTGACACCAACCGGGATGAGCTGGCCGCCCTGATGGTTGGTGCCGATTTGGTGCCAGCAAAGTTCGCCGCCAACGCCCCCGGCCCTGCCCTGTTGCAGTTGCGCGATGTCACCACGCCCAGCGCTGCGGCCAGCCCCGGTTTGCAGCATGTCTCACTTGATCTGGCGGCGGGTCAGATCACCGGATTGGCCGGGGTGTCCGGCAATGGTCAGGCGGCGCTGTCTGATCTGGTCTCGGGCCTGATCACGCCGCAGTCCGGCAGTCTGACACTGAATGGCACAAATCCATCCGGCTGGTCGCCCCGTCAGGCAATCACCGCCGGGATCGCCCGCATTCCTGAAGATCGCCACAAGACAGGCACCATCGCGGATTTTGATCTGACGGAGAATGCGATCCTTGAAACCTATGCCACCCGCTTCAGCCACCGGGGCTGGCTCGACTGGCGGGCCGCGCGTGACTTCGCCAAGACCGTGATCGCAGGCTATGACGTGCGCTGTCCCGGCCCGGACACCCGCATCCGACTGCTGTCCGGCGGTAATATGCAAAAGCTGATCCTTGGCCGCGTGCTGGAACAATCGCCGCAGATCATCCTGGCCAACCAGCCAGTGCGCGGGTTGGATATCGGTGCAGTCACCTATGTACATGAACAGCTGGCCAAAGCCTGCGCACGTGGGGCGGCGGTTCTGCTGATTTCCGAGGATCTGGACGAGATAATGCAGCTTTCTGATGTGATCCATGTGATCAGCGAAGGACGCCTTAGCCCCGGGTTCACCCGAGGTTCTAAACAGCCAGAAGAACTGGGGGCCTGGATGGCTGGTCATGGCTTTGACACCCCACAGACGGAGGATGGCCATGCGGCTTGA
- a CDS encoding ABC transporter permease, with the protein MRLEPIAAPSWQRRLMPPALALLATFALAALLAQIAGGEPLSIFGLILTGAFGSKFALLETLNRATPLIFTGLAIAVAFRAKLWNIGAEAQLYAGAVITVVLGTGALNLPAPLLLPLLGAAALIAGAVLLLGPALLKTRLGVDEVVTTLLFNFIFLLFVSYLLEGPLKDPMGMGWPKSPRLSADARLPRVVDGLRLHWGFALALISALVIWVINTRTTLGYEMRAVGQNAEAARFAGIPVTKVILKTALLSGGLAGLAGYSEVSGLKGALTLDLSPGFGYTGIVVAMLALLHPIGVVFAALFVAAIFVGADSMSRAAGVPSYLADIMLASALLLMVLAILLSKFRLRRD; encoded by the coding sequence ATGCGGCTTGAACCGATTGCCGCACCGAGCTGGCAGCGGCGGCTGATGCCGCCTGCGCTGGCGCTGCTGGCGACCTTTGCCCTTGCCGCGCTGCTGGCACAGATCGCGGGCGGAGAGCCGCTGTCGATTTTTGGCCTGATCCTGACTGGGGCGTTTGGGTCGAAATTTGCGCTGCTTGAGACGCTGAACCGGGCCACCCCGTTGATTTTTACCGGCCTCGCTATTGCCGTCGCCTTTCGTGCCAAGCTCTGGAATATCGGAGCCGAGGCGCAGCTTTATGCGGGGGCTGTGATCACCGTTGTTCTCGGCACCGGCGCGCTGAACCTGCCTGCGCCGCTGTTGCTGCCTCTGCTCGGCGCGGCGGCGCTGATCGCGGGGGCGGTGCTGCTGCTGGGGCCTGCGCTGTTGAAGACACGGCTGGGGGTGGATGAGGTGGTTACAACGCTGCTGTTCAACTTCATATTCCTGTTGTTCGTCTCCTACCTTCTGGAAGGGCCGCTGAAGGATCCGATGGGCATGGGTTGGCCAAAATCACCACGGCTGAGCGCCGACGCGCGGCTCCCCCGCGTGGTGGACGGGCTGCGGCTGCACTGGGGGTTTGCGCTGGCGCTTATTTCGGCTTTGGTGATCTGGGTGATCAACACCCGCACCACGCTGGGCTATGAGATGCGCGCAGTTGGCCAGAATGCCGAAGCCGCGCGATTTGCGGGCATCCCAGTCACAAAGGTGATCCTGAAAACCGCGCTGTTGTCTGGCGGTCTGGCCGGATTGGCGGGCTATTCCGAAGTATCAGGCCTGAAAGGGGCGCTGACGCTCGATCTGAGCCCCGGTTTTGGCTACACGGGCATCGTTGTGGCCATGCTGGCGCTGCTGCATCCAATTGGCGTGGTTTTTGCAGCGCTGTTCGTCGCCGCGATATTTGTCGGGGCGGACAGTATGAGCCGGGCCGCAGGTGTTCCCAGCTATCTGGCCGATATCATGTTGGCCTCTGCCCTGCTGCTGATGGTGCTGGCGATCCTTCTGAGCAAATTCCGGCTGCGGAGGGACTGA
- a CDS encoding ABC transporter permease has protein sequence MDILEILLSASFWAAAIRIASPLIFATLGELICERAGVLNLGIEGIMVAGAFSGWIAVWAGLPLWGGVGVALLTGMGFGLLHATLSVPFGLSQHVVGIGLTLLATSLTFYTYRVVLPEVSSPPKIEAFQPYEIPFLSDLPLLGPALFSQTPLTYAAFVLAALCAYTLYRTPLGLAVRAAGENPSAVAAQGLSVTAIRMGAVVVGSGFMAVGGAFLTLSAFDSFFFDMVNGRGWICIALVVFGAWRPGKAVLGAILFAAFDALQIRLQQTGIGAVVPYQLFLMLPYILSILALILMSRRAEVPAALMVPFNKGER, from the coding sequence ATGGATATCCTCGAAATCCTGCTTTCTGCCAGCTTCTGGGCCGCCGCGATCCGCATCGCCTCGCCGCTGATCTTTGCCACGTTGGGAGAGCTGATCTGCGAACGGGCCGGCGTGCTGAACCTCGGGATTGAGGGGATCATGGTCGCTGGCGCCTTTTCCGGCTGGATCGCGGTCTGGGCCGGGCTGCCGCTCTGGGGCGGGGTTGGTGTGGCCCTGCTGACCGGCATGGGTTTTGGTCTGCTGCATGCGACGCTCAGCGTGCCGTTTGGGTTGTCGCAACATGTGGTGGGCATCGGGCTGACACTGCTGGCCACCTCGCTGACCTTTTACACTTACCGCGTGGTGCTGCCGGAGGTGTCATCGCCGCCTAAGATCGAAGCCTTCCAACCCTATGAGATCCCGTTTTTATCAGATCTGCCGCTACTCGGCCCGGCGCTGTTTTCCCAAACACCGCTGACCTATGCCGCCTTTGTGCTGGCAGCACTCTGCGCCTACACGCTGTATCGCACGCCGCTGGGGCTGGCGGTGCGGGCCGCAGGCGAGAACCCATCGGCAGTGGCCGCTCAGGGGCTGTCCGTGACCGCGATCCGCATGGGCGCGGTGGTCGTCGGTAGCGGGTTTATGGCGGTTGGCGGCGCGTTCCTGACGCTCTCGGCCTTTGACAGTTTCTTTTTCGATATGGTGAACGGGCGCGGCTGGATCTGCATTGCGCTGGTTGTCTTTGGCGCGTGGCGACCGGGCAAGGCGGTGCTGGGCGCCATCCTCTTTGCCGCCTTTGATGCGCTGCAAATCCGCCTGCAACAAACCGGGATCGGCGCGGTGGTGCCTTATCAGCTGTTTCTGATGCTGCCCTATATTCTATCGATACTGGCGCTGATCCTGATGTCGCGCCGCGCCGAGGTGCCCGCCGCGCTGATGGTGCCATTCAACAAGGGAGAAAGATGA
- a CDS encoding amidohydrolase family protein, protein MLDLLIKGGTLPDGSVADIGITGDTITEVAPSIDATAGETIEASGDLVAPPFVDPHFHMDATLSYGLPRVNASGTLLEGISLWGELREEASVDDMVSRALTYCDWAASMGLLAIRTHVDTTADHLRGVTAMLEVREAVKEYIDLQLVAFPQDGLYRAENGRENLIRALDMGVDVVGGIPHFERSMQDGADSLRDLCKIAADRGLQVDIHCDETDDPLSRHIETLAQETQRHGLQGRVAGSHLTSMHSMDNYYVSKLLPLIAEAGIAAIPNPLINIVLQGRHDSFPKRRGLTRVKELLAHGVTVGWGQDCVLDPWYSFGTGDMLDVAFMGMHVAQMTHPDEMAHCFTMVTESNAAIMGLDGYGLKKGDRASLVVLDAATPTEALRLRPARLAVVTKGKVISRSARGDADISIPGRPAQVRRRHQMPG, encoded by the coding sequence ATGTTGGACCTGTTGATCAAGGGCGGCACCCTGCCCGATGGCTCGGTCGCGGATATCGGCATCACTGGTGACACGATCACCGAGGTGGCCCCCTCCATTGACGCGACAGCCGGGGAGACCATCGAGGCCAGCGGTGATCTGGTCGCGCCGCCCTTTGTCGATCCGCATTTCCATATGGATGCGACGCTGTCCTATGGGCTGCCGCGGGTCAATGCCTCTGGCACGCTCCTGGAGGGGATCAGCCTATGGGGGGAGCTGCGCGAGGAGGCCAGTGTCGACGATATGGTCAGCCGCGCGCTGACCTATTGCGACTGGGCGGCCAGCATGGGGTTGCTGGCAATCCGCACCCATGTCGATACCACCGCCGATCACCTGCGGGGCGTGACCGCGATGCTGGAGGTCCGCGAGGCCGTGAAGGAGTATATCGATCTGCAATTGGTCGCCTTTCCGCAGGACGGGTTGTACCGGGCGGAAAACGGGCGTGAAAATCTGATCCGCGCACTGGATATGGGCGTCGATGTGGTTGGCGGCATCCCGCATTTCGAACGCAGCATGCAGGATGGCGCGGACTCTCTGCGTGACCTTTGCAAGATTGCGGCGGATCGGGGGCTACAGGTCGACATCCATTGTGACGAAACCGATGATCCGCTGTCGCGCCACATCGAAACCCTGGCGCAGGAAACCCAGCGCCACGGGTTGCAGGGACGGGTTGCGGGCAGTCACCTGACCTCCATGCACTCGATGGACAATTACTACGTCTCAAAGCTGTTGCCGCTGATTGCCGAGGCCGGGATTGCGGCCATCCCCAATCCGCTGATTAATATCGTCTTGCAGGGGCGGCATGACAGTTTTCCCAAACGGCGCGGGCTGACCCGGGTGAAGGAATTGCTGGCCCATGGCGTCACGGTGGGCTGGGGGCAGGATTGCGTTCTGGATCCGTGGTACAGCTTCGGCACCGGGGACATGCTGGATGTCGCCTTCATGGGGATGCATGTCGCGCAAATGACCCACCCGGATGAGATGGCCCATTGTTTCACCATGGTAACCGAGAGCAATGCCGCCATCATGGGGCTGGACGGCTATGGCCTGAAGAAAGGCGATCGCGCGTCTCTCGTGGTGCTGGATGCCGCCACCCCGACCGAGGCACTGCGGCTGCGGCCTGCGCGCCTTGCCGTCGTGACCAAGGGCAAGGTGATCAGCCGGAGCGCGCGCGGCGATGCGGATATATCCATCCCCGGCCGCCCGGCACAGGTACGGCGGCGCCATCAGATGCCCGGATGA